In Archangium lipolyticum, the genomic stretch CCGTCCCGATGAAGCTGGAGACGGATCAGCTCAAGTTCACCTACCGCTTCGCCCACCTCAACTCGCGCGCCACCGAGCCCGCCTCTCACCTGGCCCCCGAGATGCGCTTCTTCCAGATGGATCTGATGCGCGGCCAGCGCTCCGCCGATGCCGCCATCGCCATCGGCGGTCGTGACGCCGCCGCCGCCGCCTATGACGCCGTGGTGACCCAGTACCAGACCGCCTCCAAGCGCAAGCAGCTCGATCTGCTGTCGGAGCTGAGCAACAAGTGCGGTGCGCTCGTCACCGCTTCGCAGAAGATCGTCGACGCCATCTCCGCCCAGCTCCAGGTGGACCAGCAGACCCTGACCCTCACCCAGGAGCTCAAGGCCAAGGACCCGAGCTTCGCGGAGATCGAAACCCGTCTCCAGGAGGCCGTCGGCGCCACCCAGCAGGACCTCGACAACTCCAAGAAGCGCCTCGAGGACGACAAGAAGATCTGCGAGAAGCTCAAGTAGCCGCTCACCGGTGAGCCCGGAATGACGAAGGCGCGGGACCCGAACCTGGGTTCCGCGCCTTTTTTTCTCGAGGGGTCCAACCCGGGGGCTGGATATACCCTCACCCCGTCCCTCTCCCAGGGGGAGAGGGGAAGTTACGCCGCGGTGATGTTGTCGTTGGCCGCCTTCGCCTCGCGCAGCTTCACGCTCACCAGCTTGGAGATGCCCGGCTCCTCCATCGTCACGCCGTACAGCGTGTCCGCCACTTCCATCGTCCGCTTGTTGTGGGTGATGAGGATGAACTGCGACTGCTTGCTCATCTCCTTCACCATGTCGTTGTAGCGGCCCACGTTGCCCTCATCCAGCGGCGCGTCGACCTCGTCCAGGAGGCAGAAGGGCGTCGGCTTGATGAGGAAGATGGCGAAGATGAGCGCCACCGCCGTCAGCGCCTTCTCGCCGCCGGACAGCAGGTTCATGCTCTGCAGCTTCTTGCCCGGCGGCTGCGCCACGATCTCCACGCCCGGCTCTCCGCCCTGCCCCTCGTTCGTCAGCACCAGGCTCGCCCGCCCGCCGCCGAACAGCCGCGGGAAGATGGCCTGGAACTTCTCGTTGACGATCTCGAACGTCTGCTTGAAGCGCTCCCGGCTCGACGCGTCGATGCGCCGGATGGCCTCCTGCAGCTTCTCCATCGACTCCGTCAGGTCCTTCTTCTGCGTCAGCAGGAACTCGGAGCGCTGGGCCAGCTCCGTGTGCTCGTCGATGGCCGTGAGGTTGATCTCCCCCATCTTCTCCACCTGCGCGCGCAGGTCCTTCAGCTCCTGCTCCGCCTCCTCGCTCAGCGACGGCAGCATGTGGTAGCGGTGCACCTCTTCCTGCAGCTCCAGGGCGTGCCGCTCGCGGATGCCCGCCACCAGGTGCTCCAGCTCCAGGGCGATCTCCCGCTCGCGCAGGGTGATCTGCGACAGGCCCTGGGTCAGCCCGTCCAGCTTCGTGCGCAGCTCGCGCAGCACGTTGTCCTGCTCGCGCACCGCGCCGGACGCCGCGCCATGGGCCATGCGGCGGGCCTCCAGGCCCTCAGCGGCCCCGCGCAGCTCCTCCGTCTTCTGGGCGCGCTCCGCCTCCGTCTCGGAGATGCGGCGCTGGAACTCCGCCACCCGCGCCGCGCCGTCGCGCACCGCGTTCTCCAGCTTGCGCACCCGGCCCGCCATCTCCTCCTTCTGGGTCAGCAGGCTCTCCAGCTCCTTGCGCGCCGACTCACCGCGCTCGCCACCGGCCGCCACCTTCACCTTCAGCGACGTGAGGTTCGACGTGGCCGTCTCCGCCCGCTGCTTGAGCGACTCGAGCTCGCCCACCAGCTGCTTGACGCGCTCCTCGCGCGACTCGCGGTCCGCCTGGCCGTGCGTCACCTCGCCCCGGCTGTTCTCCTCCTCGTGCGCCAGCCCGTCGTACATGTGCGCGAGCTGCGACTCGTCGGCGTCCAGCGCCCGGATGCGGTCACGCACCCGCGCCAGGTCCTCGCTCGCCTTGTGCAGGTCCTTCTCCTGGTGGGCGAGGCTCAGCTCCTCGGCGTGCTGGTTCTTCGCCAGCCCCTTGAGCACGTCCTCCGTGTCGCCCATCTGCTTCTGCAGGGTGTAGTGCCGGGTGAGGATCTCGTTGTAGCGCTCCTCCACCCGGGCCACCTCGGCGGCCAGCTCGGCGATCTCCCGCTTCTTCTGCAGGGCGCCCACCGCGGCGCCCTCGCGCTCACCGCCGGTGATGGTGCCGTCCGGGCGGAACACCTCGCCGTCCAGGGTGACGAGCGTGTACGCGGTGCCCTCGGCGTCCGCGTAGGCCTTCGCGGCGACCAGGTCCGTCACGATGACCACGTCCCCGAGGAGCAGCTGCACCACGGGCTTGAGCGACTCCTCGCACGTCACCTCGTTGAAGGCGACGGCCAGCACGCCGGGGCGCGACAGGTCCGGCTGGACCGTGGAGGGGACACGCTCGGGCGGGGGCACGGGCAGGAAGCTGCCCCGGCCCTCGGCGGCGTCCTTGAGGTACTCCACCAACTCGACGCCCTTGTCGCGGCTCTCGACGACCACGTGCTGCAGCCGCTCGCCCAGCACGGCCTCCACCGCGCGCTCGAAGCGGGGCGTGGTGGAGATGACGTCGGCCACCAGACCGAAGATGCCCTGCTGCCGGGCGTCCTCGCCGGCGCGCACCATCACCGCGCGCACGCCCTTGTCGAAGCCCTCGTAGTCCTTCTGCAGCGCCTCCAGCGAGGCGAGCCGGCTGCGCTTGTCGCTCAGCTCCTCGCGCAGGCCGATGACCTGCACCTCGTTCTCCATGAAGGCCTGGCGCGTGCGCACGAGCGCCTCTTCCTCATGGCCCTTGCGCTCGGCCAGCTCCAGCGACAGGTGGCGGCTCTCCTCCACCCGGCGGGCCACCTCCTGGCGCACGTCCTCGAGCTGCTTCTCCTGCTCGCGCAGGGACTCGGCCTCGGCGCGGTTGCGGGCGCGGCGGGCCTCCAGGTCCGTCTTCTGGCGGGCCAGGTTGACGAGGTTGCTCTCGTGGTTGGCCAGGCGGCTGGCCACGGTGACGAGCGCGGCGCGCTCCTGCTCCAGCCGCATGGAGATTTCCGTCTGCAGCTGGCTCACCCGGCGCAGCTCCTCCTGCGCCACCTTCATGGCGACCTCGTCCTCCTTCCAGGAGCCGGCGATGCTGCTCAGCTCGGCCTCGCGGGCGGCCATGGTGCCGGCCACCTCCTCCTGGCGGGATTTGAGGGCGTGCAGCTCGGTCTCGGACTGGGTGACGCGGGCGGTCGTCTCCTCCAGGTCCTTGCGCCAGTAGGCCAGGTCCTGGTCCGCGCGCTGCACGGCGCTCTCCATCGCGTGCACCTCGGCGGACAGCTTCTGCAGGGCCTCGGCCTCGGCCTCCAGCTCGGCGCGGCGGGAGGTGATGACCGCCTCCATCTCGCGCATCTTCTCCAGGCCCTCGCGCTCCTCGCCGCCCAGGCTGCCCAGCCGCTCCTGGAGCTGCTTGGCCTCCACGTTCAGCGCCAGGAAGCGGTGCGAGGCCGAGTGCAGCTCGATCTCCCGCATGCGCGTCTTGAGCTTCTTGTACTTCTCGGCCTTCTTGGCCTGGCGCGACAGGCTCTCCAGGCGGCGCTCCAGCTCGGAGGTGATGTCGGTGACGCGCAGGAGGTTGGCCTGGGTGGCCTCCAGCTTGCGCTCGGCGGCCTTGCGGCGGGCCTTGTACTTGGTGACGCCCGCGGCCTCCTCGATGAGGTGGCGCCGGTCCTCGGGCTTGCTGGAGACGATGAGGCCCACGCGGCCCTGCTCGATGATGGAGTAGGCCTTGGTGCCCACGCCGGTGCCGAGGAAGAGCTCGGTGATGTCCAGCAGGCGGCAGATGGTCTTGTTGATGAGGTACTCGGACTCGCCGCTGCGGAAGAGACGGCGGGTGACGGTCACCTCGGAGAGGCCGGAGAGGTGGGCCGGGAGCGTGTCCGTCTCGTCCACGTGGAAGGTGAGCGACACCTCGGCCATGGAGAGGGGCGGCTTGGACTCCGAGCCGTTGAAGATGACGTCCTCCATGCCGCGGCCGCGCAGGTTCTTGGCGCTCTGCTCGCCCATCACCCAGCGGATGGAGTCCACCACGTTGGACTTGCCGCACCCGTTGGGTCCGACGATGCCCGTCACCCCGTCATCGAACGTGAAGACACTGCGTTCCATGAACGATTTGAAGCCGGTGATGTCCAGGCGCTTGATTCGCATGTGAAACGGGCTCCCGAAAGGTGGGCAGGCGAGGGAGGAAGCGCGCCGAAGGCCG encodes the following:
- the smc gene encoding chromosome segregation protein SMC is translated as MRIKRLDITGFKSFMERSVFTFDDGVTGIVGPNGCGKSNVVDSIRWVMGEQSAKNLRGRGMEDVIFNGSESKPPLSMAEVSLTFHVDETDTLPAHLSGLSEVTVTRRLFRSGESEYLINKTICRLLDITELFLGTGVGTKAYSIIEQGRVGLIVSSKPEDRRHLIEEAAGVTKYKARRKAAERKLEATQANLLRVTDITSELERRLESLSRQAKKAEKYKKLKTRMREIELHSASHRFLALNVEAKQLQERLGSLGGEEREGLEKMREMEAVITSRRAELEAEAEALQKLSAEVHAMESAVQRADQDLAYWRKDLEETTARVTQSETELHALKSRQEEVAGTMAAREAELSSIAGSWKEDEVAMKVAQEELRRVSQLQTEISMRLEQERAALVTVASRLANHESNLVNLARQKTDLEARRARNRAEAESLREQEKQLEDVRQEVARRVEESRHLSLELAERKGHEEEALVRTRQAFMENEVQVIGLREELSDKRSRLASLEALQKDYEGFDKGVRAVMVRAGEDARQQGIFGLVADVISTTPRFERAVEAVLGERLQHVVVESRDKGVELVEYLKDAAEGRGSFLPVPPPERVPSTVQPDLSRPGVLAVAFNEVTCEESLKPVVQLLLGDVVIVTDLVAAKAYADAEGTAYTLVTLDGEVFRPDGTITGGEREGAAVGALQKKREIAELAAEVARVEERYNEILTRHYTLQKQMGDTEDVLKGLAKNQHAEELSLAHQEKDLHKASEDLARVRDRIRALDADESQLAHMYDGLAHEEENSRGEVTHGQADRESREERVKQLVGELESLKQRAETATSNLTSLKVKVAAGGERGESARKELESLLTQKEEMAGRVRKLENAVRDGAARVAEFQRRISETEAERAQKTEELRGAAEGLEARRMAHGAASGAVREQDNVLRELRTKLDGLTQGLSQITLREREIALELEHLVAGIRERHALELQEEVHRYHMLPSLSEEAEQELKDLRAQVEKMGEINLTAIDEHTELAQRSEFLLTQKKDLTESMEKLQEAIRRIDASSRERFKQTFEIVNEKFQAIFPRLFGGGRASLVLTNEGQGGEPGVEIVAQPPGKKLQSMNLLSGGEKALTAVALIFAIFLIKPTPFCLLDEVDAPLDEGNVGRYNDMVKEMSKQSQFILITHNKRTMEVADTLYGVTMEEPGISKLVSVKLREAKAANDNITAA